ATGTGTGTGTCACCATATCTATACCTATTACTAAAGTGAGTGAGGTTTCCACCCAATTTTTTGGTTTGGTACGTTAGTTTAGTCCGCTTGTGTTGTTGACTGGTGGATCTTAGTCCATCCCATATGCGAGTCGGATCAACCCCTTCCGTCCACAACTCGATCATGTTGATCTCTATAAATTAACACACGGGCACCAATATATATccgatacttataccaactttgtccgtagcaacgcacgggcataattGTCTAGTTCATGTATAAGTGAAGATATAAGATTACCAATTTTCATGctgttcacatagctcaaacaaagtgttcaattgAATACATATAAAAAACATATGGATgtgtgatgcaaagtgagaaaaaatattagtaactaaacctatcacatttattgcaattacataatgataaatatgtatctttatAGTACtagattagaatatttaattagttaaaagagcgtgagatagataattattagatatctctaactagccTGTGTGGAAGCacaggttgatagactagtattTATAATGTATCTAGAATTCTAATTTTGGAGCTTTTCTTTCTGATGGCAACAAAATTGTGGAGCTAGGCAGTATATAGACATTTAACACGCTTGGAGCTACACAAGTAGTTAACAGAATGTTTCTCTTGTATCAACATGGGAAGagtcgcttgagctcgtcggtGGGGTTGGCCAGCCACGCGCAGAACAGGCTCGCGGCCACGGTCACCGATGCCGCCGATAGCGCGGCCAGCCAGCCGAAGTGTGCAGCGTCCTTGGTGACCATCGCCACGGCCATCATGGCGAGCTCGGCGAGGCTGGCCACTGCGATCTCCGTCGCGCCGATGAGCTTAGCCTTTCCCACCGGGTTCCCCGtctgcaccacctgcaggctgACCACGCTGTACGCCATGTGCCCCAGCCGCGACGCCACCTGCAATCGATGATcgtattaaaaaaaaaatccgggCTCAAGCTATGGCTGTTCTACCCATGGTGAGATGAGGTGGCGGGGCCTTATTACGATCAAGCCAAGGAAGACGAAGAGGCCGCCTTGCCGTGAGACGGGGCCGGTGAGGAAGACCAGGACCGCCGCGCCGAGGAGCGCACTCTGAGCGACCAGCCCAGCAGCTCCGGCCTGTCACGGTGGAACGGAAGATAGTAAGGCGACATTCGGTTTCAGAACTGGAACGATCGAACACGATGTCATGCTCCTTCTTCCCGGATGGATGCATGGCGTAGCTGGCCCTGGCCTGACTGACCTTGAGGATGCCCAGCTCCTTGACGAGCTTCGGAACCACGAACGTCGCGAGGATCCCCATCAGCGCCGACGACCCGCCGAACACGCCGAGCACCGACGCGCTCACGCCTGCCAACGCCGTCGAGCGAACGCCATGAATGAACAGGTAGCTAGTATAGTATACGGCGAGCTCGATGATCACCGAACGAAGAATATACCGTGGTGGATGAGGAACGTGGTCATGAGAGCGCCGGGGGCGAGCGCGACGTTGAAGCAGACGAGCACGTAGGCGAGGCTCGCCGGAAGGACGGGCTGCCGGAGGTACTCCGTCCAGCCGTGCTTGATGGTCGCCCAGGCCTCTTCAGCTGCCATTAGAGAGAAGGGAACAAAGTTTACCGCTGCTGCTACTGCACTTAAGCTGCCTCGATCGATCATCGTGGCCTACAGTTTCAGGTTTCAGGACTCCAACCTTTTTTCCTGATGCTGAAAGCAGAAGTTGTGTGCGTGCTCCCATGTTCAGAGCGCTGGAGCGAACCCAGACCAGCAGAGTGGTCGAAGATGCCGTCAGCTAGTCGATTCATCGCACCACCTAGAAATAACTGTAGAACAAATCAGGGATTTCTGAAACTGTCGAATGCAGCATACTAATGAGCACGGACTGTGCCTGCAGGTAGCTAGAGACCGAAAAGATCAAGAGCCACAAGCACTGCACCAGAAGGGGGAGAGCGCAGAGCGAGACGGCGCAGGAGAGCCTGATGCAGGTCAGCGGGTCGTTCCTGGAGAGCAGGACGGCGAAGATTGACGCCCCTGCCGTCTGCACACAAGACAGCACGCGCAGATTACAGGGCATAGTAACAGAACGGGATCGCAAGAGCTTGCAGTGATCGCCGGTGCGCACCTCGCAGAGGAGCTCGACCCTGCTGAGCGTCGCGTTCGCCCGCGCCAGCGCGACCGGCCTGCCTTCCCCTGCTAGCTTCAGCCACAGTCACAACAAGTGGCGTGGCAGCAGCGATCTCATGAGCGAAACTGGCTACAAATCTGACCTTTTTTTAGGGGAATGCGTGCTCGGAAGTTAAGTCACCTGGACGACGAAGTCGCGCTCGGCGATGACGCCGAGGGAGACGCAGGAGAGCCGGTCGACGGCGGTGGACGCCACCAGCGCCGCGAACCACGGCTGCaggagcagcgccggcgccgtggaagCCCGGGGGAGCGTGAACGCGTACGCGATCATCGCGGCCGACACCCAGTGCGCTGCGGCCTGATGACACGCACGGGCACTGTCAGAACTAGCTACAGTAGCTGATACAAAACATTCACAGTGCAGGCGCTAGAATCATGCAGACGGAACGGATCCTTGCTGCATTCACCTGGATCACGGTCAGATATCTGTACGCGGGGATGCGAGGGAGCGAGCTGATGAGCTCCCCGACCAGCGGACCGGCCGCGAACACCACGAGCTGCGCATCGGAATTTCGTCAGAGCTCAAAGCCAGTCTGCAGAGATCGAGCGTGGCTTGAACTGCAATCAGATGGCAGTAACAGAGCACGGCGCACCTTGGTGAAGAAGCCTAGGACGGCGACGGGGAGGAGGCTCGGGTggagcgcggccatggcggcgggccAGGTGAAGTTCCAGAGCTGCTCCGTCGCGTTCCCGGCGAGGCAGGCGGCGTACAGCGCTGTCATGCAATGCACGCGCTTGGGTTCAGTTCAGTTTAGTTACGAGACGTGCCAACAACGAATGAGTGCTCGAAATTGCTGACTCGTGTTGGGCAGAGCACCTGTCATGGCGGCCGGGTAAGCCGCGGTTTCGCCCAAGAGGCGATCGCCGTCGGCGTCCCTCCTCGGAAGGGCGGCGAGGAGAGacgagccggcggcgggcgcgccgtCCTTGAGCAGGCTCAGCTCTGTCCGGAGGATGTCCGAGGACAGCTGGACGAATGGCAGGCCGTcgtcgagctcctcctcctcggtggcggcggcgaggtccgtgCCCGTCGAGCCGGCGCGGTCTGCGGAGGCGCAGCTCGCGGTGACGCGCCTTGCTGGCACTAGGCTGCAACAACGCGCAACGCGGCCGGCACGCGGGCACGGTAGGGTGAGGTTGCGAGAACGGGAAGAGGCGAGAGCAGAGCAGGGCAGCGCCGCTCGGTACCcacctggacggcggcgccgcgacTCGACGGCCGGCCGGGCTCCGCGCGGACGATGTGCGGGGAGGGAGGAAGCGCCGGGAGGTGGCGGCGTGCCGCGAGCGAGGCGGGGCGAGCAGCTTGGACACggacgccgccatggccggtgTCCTGTGCTCTGCGCGGGAGCCGAAACGGATAAGGGCTAGTTTGGGAGCCCCAATCCCGGCGGGGATCCCGGTCTTTTCCCTGGGTTAGAGGCCCACGTGGAAGTTTAACCCGGGCTAAACATCCCTGATGTTTGGAAGCCCACACCGGGGGGCTCGGCGACCCGATCCTCGCGTTTTCCCCGGGGAGACTCGTCCCCACCTCTTGGGTCCGGGCACATCATCCCTGTCCG
The nucleotide sequence above comes from Panicum virgatum strain AP13 chromosome 3K, P.virgatum_v5, whole genome shotgun sequence. Encoded proteins:
- the LOC120697354 gene encoding solute carrier family 40 member 3, chloroplastic-like isoform X1, which produces MAASVSKLLAPPRSRHAATSRRFLPPRTSSARSPAGRRVAAPPSSLVPARRVTASCASADRAGSTGTDLAAATEEEELDDGLPFVQLSSDILRTELSLLKDGAPAAGSSLLAALPRRDADGDRLLGETAAYPAAMTALYAACLAGNATEQLWNFTWPAAMAALHPSLLPVAVLGFFTKLVVFAAGPLVGELISSLPRIPAYRYLTVIQAAAHWVSAAMIAYAFTLPRASTAPALLLQPWFAALVASTAVDRLSCVSLGVIAERDFVVQLAGEGRPVALARANATLSRVELLCEVRTGDHCKLLRSRSVTMPCNLRVLSCVQTAGASIFAVLLSRNDPLTCIRLSCAVSLCALPLLLFLGGAMNRLADGIFDHSAGLGSLQRSEHGSTHTTSAFSIRKKAEEAWATIKHGWTEYLRQPVLPASLAYVLVCFNVALAPGALMTTFLIHHGVSASVLGVFGGSSALMGILATFVVPKLVKELGILKAGAAGLVAQSALLGAAVLVFLTGPVSRQGGLFVFLGLIVASRLGHMAYSVVSLQVVQTGNPVGKAKLIGATEIAVASLAELAMMAVAMVTKDAAHFGWLAALSAASVTVAASLFCAWLANPTDELKRLFPC
- the LOC120697354 gene encoding solute carrier family 40 member 3, chloroplastic-like isoform X2, which codes for MAASVSKLLAPPRSRHAATSRRFLPPRTSSARSPAGRRVAAPPSSLVPARRVTASCASADRAGSTGTDLAAATEEEELDDGLPFVQLSSDILRTELSLLKDGAPAAGSSLLAALPRRDADGDRLLGETAAYPAAMTALYAACLAGNATEQLWNFTWPAAMAALHPSLLPVAVLGFFTKLVVFAAGPLVGELISSLPRIPAYRYLTVIQAAAHWVSAAMIAYAFTLPRASTAPALLLQPWFAALVASTAVDRLSCVSLGVIAERDFVVQLAGEGRPVALARANATLSRVELLCETAGASIFAVLLSRNDPLTCIRLSCAVSLCALPLLLFLGGAMNRLADGIFDHSAGLGSLQRSEHGSTHTTSAFSIRKKAEEAWATIKHGWTEYLRQPVLPASLAYVLVCFNVALAPGALMTTFLIHHGVSASVLGVFGGSSALMGILATFVVPKLVKELGILKAGAAGLVAQSALLGAAVLVFLTGPVSRQGGLFVFLGLIVASRLGHMAYSVVSLQVVQTGNPVGKAKLIGATEIAVASLAELAMMAVAMVTKDAAHFGWLAALSAASVTVAASLFCAWLANPTDELKRLFPC